From the Priestia koreensis genome, one window contains:
- a CDS encoding THUMP domain-containing class I SAM-dependent RNA methyltransferase produces the protein MKKEYTLIATAAMGLEALVGQEVRDLGYDAQVSNGKVTYRGDALAIARSNIWLRTADRVRVKVGEFRATTFDELFEKTKALNWGDFLPEDANFPVSGKSVKSKLFSVSDCQGIVKKAIVEKMKSHYKKTTSWLEETGPTFKIEVALLKDVATITIDASGAGLHKRGYRVGQGEAPLKETLAAALVKLTNWHPDRPFVDPFCGSGTIAIEAALIGQNIAPGFNREFISEDWPWVPEDVWEKARDEAEELANYDQPLDITGLDIDHRMVEIARQNAFEAGLGDLVTFKQMQVSDFTTRKESGVIVGNPPYGERLSDRPSVEHMYKGMGEALLPLETWSIYMLTSHKGFEQVFGKPATKKRKLFNGFIETDYYQYWGKRPSKKN, from the coding sequence ATGAAAAAAGAGTATACATTAATTGCAACAGCCGCAATGGGCTTAGAAGCTCTTGTTGGACAAGAAGTTCGAGATCTTGGCTATGATGCACAAGTCTCAAACGGCAAAGTAACGTACCGCGGAGATGCTCTAGCGATTGCTAGAAGTAACATTTGGCTTCGTACGGCTGACCGTGTTCGTGTAAAAGTGGGCGAATTCCGTGCCACTACGTTTGATGAGTTATTTGAAAAGACAAAAGCGCTTAATTGGGGAGATTTTCTACCAGAAGACGCAAACTTTCCTGTTAGCGGAAAATCTGTTAAGTCAAAGCTATTTAGCGTATCCGATTGTCAAGGGATCGTAAAAAAAGCGATCGTTGAAAAAATGAAGTCTCACTACAAAAAAACAACAAGCTGGCTAGAAGAAACAGGCCCGACGTTTAAGATTGAAGTGGCACTTTTAAAAGACGTGGCAACCATTACAATTGACGCAAGTGGAGCGGGGCTTCATAAGCGTGGTTATCGTGTTGGACAAGGGGAAGCACCTCTAAAAGAAACGCTTGCGGCAGCGCTTGTAAAGCTTACAAACTGGCATCCAGATCGTCCGTTTGTCGATCCGTTCTGTGGGTCAGGTACAATTGCGATTGAAGCAGCGCTTATTGGTCAAAATATTGCACCCGGTTTTAACCGTGAGTTCATTTCTGAGGATTGGCCTTGGGTACCAGAAGATGTGTGGGAAAAAGCACGTGACGAAGCGGAGGAGCTAGCAAACTACGATCAGCCGCTTGATATTACGGGTCTTGATATTGATCATCGCATGGTTGAAATTGCTCGCCAAAACGCATTTGAAGCAGGTCTTGGAGATCTCGTTACATTTAAGCAAATGCAAGTATCTGACTTTACAACGAGAAAAGAATCTGGAGTGATTGTCGGAAACCCGCCGTACGGGGAGCGCTTAAGTGACCGTCCGTCAGTCGAGCATATGTACAAAGGAATGGGAGAAGCGCTTCTTCCTCTTGAAACATGGTCGATCTATATGCTGACGTCACACAAAGGCTTCGAGCAAGTCTTTGGAAAGCCTGCGACTAAAAAGCGCAAGCTCTTTAACGGATTTATTGAAACAGATTATTACCAGTACTGGGGCAAACGTCCTTCTAAAAAGAATTGA
- a CDS encoding DUF3934 family protein, with translation MSKAKGKGGTGRGTGKKGWTRWQSSANKAKSAKPYTSKGVKKRDGAKATNNNKGDTSEM, from the coding sequence ATGAGTAAAGCTAAGGGTAAAGGCGGAACGGGTAGAGGAACAGGAAAGAAGGGCTGGACGCGTTGGCAATCTAGTGCCAACAAAGCAAAGAGTGCCAAACCTTATACAAGCAAAGGTGTCAAAAAACGTGATGGTGCAAAGGCGACCAACAATAATAAAGGTGATACATCCGAGATGTAG
- a CDS encoding ATP-dependent DNA helicase produces the protein MIRERLPFEMNPKENFFEKLNEWIGDVFYDILPEAGLELRDEQIFMAFQVERAFKEKNIMFAEAGVGTGKTIVYLLYALCYARYTGKPAIIACADETLIEQLVKDEGDIAKLSKILDLNIDVRLAKSQDQYLCLKKLENVMVASEDENIDAVYDTLPDFVHDRSGMQSFYHYGDRKEYPNLTDDQWSQINWDTFQDCFSCDQRHRCGLTLSREHYRKSTDLIICSHDFYMEHVWTYDARKREGQLPLLPESSAVVFDEGHLLEFAAQKALTYRVQEDTLENLLTRLLENDVREEFAFKIERALKQYSAFFDTLFESSVEVSGSDRKEVKLTKELQTVAQDLLDLLEEIGNDLVFESETYTIDEYALRIVDEYLDQIDYSLRLFMKDDQAIYWVEELHGELTLVIMPQAVKDILKDQVFSQKKPFLFTSATLSDNETFDYLAYSLGISDYLSFTIASPFDYDEQMKIDVKKVSSEDSFQQKLQDSMKEVEKTGGRALFLFTNKEELARFKASVKDYGQYEFLFEGDQEISKLVARFQREEETILCAVHLWEGLDIPGPTLSNVIIWSLPFPPNDPVFQAKRNQVADPFLDADLPYMLLRLKQGVGRLIRSHEDNGFITIYVDENIEDELLTTVKKNLPTAVQG, from the coding sequence ATGATCAGAGAGCGTTTACCCTTTGAAATGAACCCGAAAGAGAACTTTTTTGAAAAGCTTAATGAATGGATCGGGGATGTATTTTACGATATTTTACCTGAAGCAGGATTAGAGCTTCGTGATGAACAAATTTTTATGGCGTTTCAAGTGGAACGCGCCTTTAAAGAAAAAAATATTATGTTTGCAGAAGCAGGAGTAGGAACGGGGAAAACCATCGTATACCTACTTTATGCGCTATGTTACGCACGATATACAGGAAAGCCAGCAATCATTGCCTGTGCAGATGAAACGCTTATCGAGCAGCTTGTAAAAGATGAAGGCGATATTGCGAAGTTATCGAAAATTCTTGATTTAAATATTGATGTTCGTCTTGCAAAATCACAGGATCAATATCTATGCTTGAAAAAGCTTGAGAATGTGATGGTCGCATCAGAAGACGAAAACATTGATGCAGTCTACGATACGCTTCCTGATTTTGTGCATGATCGAAGTGGTATGCAGTCTTTCTATCATTACGGAGATCGTAAGGAATACCCAAACTTGACAGATGATCAGTGGAGTCAAATTAACTGGGATACGTTCCAGGACTGTTTCTCATGTGATCAACGTCACCGCTGTGGATTAACGCTGTCTCGTGAGCATTACCGCAAGTCAACGGACTTAATTATTTGCTCACATGACTTTTATATGGAGCACGTTTGGACATACGATGCGAGAAAACGAGAAGGTCAGCTTCCATTATTACCTGAAAGCAGTGCCGTTGTATTTGATGAAGGACACTTGCTTGAGTTTGCAGCACAAAAAGCATTAACGTACCGCGTGCAAGAAGATACGCTTGAAAACTTGCTTACGCGTCTGCTAGAAAATGATGTGCGTGAAGAGTTTGCGTTTAAAATTGAGCGTGCATTAAAACAGTATTCAGCCTTTTTTGATACGTTATTTGAATCAAGTGTAGAAGTAAGCGGATCAGACCGAAAAGAAGTCAAACTGACGAAAGAGCTTCAAACGGTCGCGCAAGATTTGCTTGATTTACTAGAGGAAATCGGAAATGATCTTGTGTTTGAAAGTGAAACGTATACGATTGATGAGTATGCGCTTCGTATTGTAGATGAATACTTGGATCAAATTGATTATTCACTTCGCCTATTTATGAAAGATGATCAAGCGATTTACTGGGTAGAAGAGCTTCACGGTGAATTAACGCTTGTGATTATGCCACAAGCGGTGAAAGATATCTTAAAAGATCAGGTCTTCTCACAGAAGAAGCCGTTCCTATTCACTTCTGCTACGCTTTCCGATAATGAAACGTTTGATTATTTAGCGTATAGCTTAGGAATTAGCGACTACTTGTCCTTTACGATTGCTTCTCCGTTTGATTATGATGAGCAAATGAAGATTGACGTAAAGAAAGTATCGAGTGAAGATTCGTTCCAACAAAAGCTTCAGGATAGCATGAAAGAAGTCGAAAAAACAGGTGGACGAGCGCTCTTCTTATTTACGAATAAAGAAGAATTAGCCCGCTTCAAAGCGTCTGTTAAAGACTATGGACAATATGAATTCCTATTTGAAGGTGATCAGGAGATTAGTAAGCTTGTCGCGCGTTTCCAGCGTGAAGAAGAAACCATTCTTTGTGCCGTTCACCTTTGGGAAGGTCTTGATATTCCAGGTCCTACTTTATCGAATGTCATTATTTGGTCACTACCGTTCCCACCGAACGATCCTGTTTTCCAGGCGAAGCGAAATCAAGTAGCTGACCCATTCTTAGATGCGGATCTTCCGTATATGCTGCTGCGTTTAAAGCAGGGAGTAGGTCGCTTAATTCGTTCGCATGAAGACAACGGATTTATTACGATTTACGTGGATGAGAACATTGAGGACGAGCTTTTAACAACGGTGAAAAAGAATTTACCAACAGCCGTTCAAGGATAA
- a CDS encoding carboxypeptidase M32, which yields METNIQQVEKDFLQYVGKIRSYGEAIGVMYWDLRTGAPKKGVEQRSEVIGVLSSETFAMSTSDEMAGYIAQLSTPEAHTYISEVTKKAVEECKKEYDLNKKIPADEYREYVILTSKAEAAWEEAKEKADFSMFQPYLEKIVEFNRRFVEYWGYEGNKYNTLLDLYEPGVTVEVVDRVFGQVRDRIVPLVQQITSSTHKPDTSFLHRHFPKDKQREFSLAILQELGYDFEAGRLDETVHPFATGLNPGDVRVTTRYDEKDFRTAIFGTIHECGHAVYEQNISKELVGTNLCDGTSMGIHESQSLFFEKFIGKNYSFWKRNYDVLKQYAPGQFDDVALDDFYRGVNESKPSLIRIEADELTYPLHIMIRYEIEKGLINGDIEVKDLPQVWNDKYEEYLGVRPSHDGEGVLQDVHWSGGSFGYFPSYALGYMYAAQFKAAMLKDLPQFDELLAEGKFSVIREWLTENIHQYGKMKKPLEILHDVTGEGLNAQYLIDYLEEKYSRVYQLV from the coding sequence ATGGAAACAAACATTCAACAAGTAGAAAAAGATTTTTTGCAGTATGTCGGTAAAATTCGTAGCTACGGGGAAGCCATTGGCGTTATGTATTGGGACTTGCGTACAGGTGCACCGAAAAAGGGCGTTGAACAGCGCTCAGAAGTAATCGGTGTGTTATCATCTGAGACGTTTGCGATGTCAACATCAGATGAAATGGCAGGTTATATTGCACAATTAAGTACACCAGAAGCACATACATACATATCAGAAGTAACGAAAAAAGCGGTAGAGGAATGTAAAAAAGAATATGACTTGAACAAAAAAATTCCCGCTGATGAATACCGTGAGTATGTAATCTTAACGTCAAAAGCAGAAGCGGCGTGGGAAGAAGCGAAAGAAAAAGCCGATTTTTCAATGTTTCAGCCGTATCTTGAAAAGATCGTTGAGTTCAATCGTCGTTTCGTTGAGTATTGGGGCTATGAAGGAAACAAATACAACACGCTTCTTGACTTATACGAGCCAGGGGTGACGGTAGAAGTAGTCGATCGCGTTTTCGGTCAAGTTCGTGATCGTATCGTGCCACTTGTTCAACAAATTACGTCTTCTACTCATAAGCCAGATACATCGTTTTTACACCGTCATTTCCCGAAAGACAAGCAGCGTGAGTTCAGTCTTGCGATTTTACAAGAGCTTGGGTATGACTTTGAAGCAGGTCGTCTAGATGAGACGGTTCACCCGTTTGCAACAGGGTTAAATCCTGGGGATGTTCGTGTAACTACACGCTACGATGAAAAAGATTTCCGTACCGCTATTTTTGGAACCATTCATGAGTGTGGTCATGCGGTCTATGAACAAAATATTTCAAAAGAGCTTGTGGGTACGAATCTTTGTGATGGTACCTCAATGGGCATTCATGAGTCACAATCGTTATTCTTTGAAAAATTCATTGGGAAGAACTATTCGTTCTGGAAGCGCAACTACGATGTGTTAAAACAATATGCACCAGGCCAATTTGATGACGTAGCGCTAGATGATTTTTACCGAGGGGTAAACGAATCAAAGCCGTCACTCATTCGTATTGAGGCAGATGAGCTAACATATCCACTTCATATTATGATTCGTTATGAAATTGAGAAGGGCCTTATTAACGGAGATATCGAAGTGAAAGATTTACCACAAGTTTGGAATGATAAATACGAAGAGTATTTAGGCGTTCGTCCAAGCCACGATGGTGAGGGAGTTCTTCAAGATGTTCACTGGTCAGGTGGAAGCTTCGGTTACTTCCCGTCTTATGCATTAGGATATATGTATGCAGCGCAGTTTAAAGCAGCGATGCTGAAAGATCTTCCACAGTTTGATGAGCTTTTAGCGGAAGGCAAATTCTCTGTCATTCGCGAATGGTTAACAGAAAACATTCACCAATACGGTAAAATGAAGAAACCATTAGAAATTCTTCACGACGTAACGGGTGAAGGACTTAACGCTCAGTATTTAATCGACTATTTAGAAGAGAAGTATAGCCGCGTCTATCAACTAGTATAA
- a CDS encoding sugar phosphate isomerase/epimerase family protein produces the protein MKLGVLTVLYQNLPFEEALDRIKEKGLQTIELGTGNYPGNHHCNPSILLEEAEALKTFQQQIQDRGLEISALSCHGNPLHPNQETAKSAHDTWRDTVLLAEKLGLDTINLFSGCPGDSVHSKHPNWVTCAWPPDYLEILDWQWNEQLIPYWKKEAAFAREHGVTKIAFEMHPGFMVYNPETLLRLREAVGPEIGANYDPSHLVWQGMDPVETIKLLGKAGAIFHVHAKDTYVDQTNTAKNGVLDTKAYDQFMDRSWSFRSVGYGMDEKKWKDIVSTLRMIGYDGAISIEHEDGLASVEEGFSKAVDTLKRALFFEKQSEIWWA, from the coding sequence ATGAAATTAGGCGTGCTAACGGTATTGTATCAAAACCTTCCGTTTGAGGAAGCGTTAGACCGAATCAAGGAAAAAGGGCTTCAAACGATTGAACTTGGTACAGGAAACTACCCGGGAAATCATCATTGCAACCCTTCTATTTTATTGGAAGAAGCAGAAGCATTAAAGACGTTTCAACAACAAATTCAAGACCGAGGCCTTGAAATTAGCGCTTTAAGCTGCCATGGGAATCCGCTTCATCCCAATCAAGAAACGGCTAAGAGTGCCCATGATACGTGGCGGGATACGGTTCTGCTTGCTGAGAAGTTAGGACTTGATACAATCAACTTATTTTCAGGATGTCCGGGCGATTCCGTGCATTCAAAACATCCAAACTGGGTTACTTGCGCATGGCCACCTGATTACCTAGAGATTTTAGACTGGCAGTGGAACGAACAGCTCATTCCTTATTGGAAAAAGGAAGCGGCCTTTGCTCGTGAACACGGCGTAACTAAAATTGCGTTTGAAATGCACCCAGGGTTTATGGTGTACAATCCGGAAACACTTCTACGTCTTCGTGAAGCGGTCGGGCCAGAAATTGGCGCAAACTATGACCCTAGTCATCTTGTGTGGCAAGGAATGGACCCTGTTGAAACGATTAAGCTTCTCGGAAAAGCCGGTGCGATTTTCCACGTTCATGCAAAAGATACATATGTGGATCAAACGAACACAGCCAAAAATGGTGTACTTGATACAAAAGCATATGATCAATTTATGGACCGCTCCTGGTCATTTAGAAGCGTTGGATATGGAATGGACGAAAAGAAATGGAAAGACATCGTCTCTACGCTGCGTATGATTGGATATGATGGTGCAATCAGCATTGAGCACGAAGATGGGCTAGCTTCTGTAGAAGAAGGGTTTTCAAAAGCCGTTGATACGCTCAAGCGTGCCCTTTTCTTTGAAAAACAATCTGAGATTTGGTGGGCATAA
- a CDS encoding Gfo/Idh/MocA family protein: MIKLGMIGAGGIARGAHAPALKALEDQVKVVAISDLNEAATEELSLLFPEAKTFTDFHDLLNEDLDAVVVTTPNFLHFSMAKAALEAGKHVLCEKPLALNEDEAAQMVQLAKQQGKILMTAFNNRYRDDIQYLKSFINEGKTGPIYHAKCGWIRRSGIPGWGGWFTNKALSGGGPLIDLGVHMLDITLYLLGDLEITSVTGQTYRAFGDKSTSRAWGVANASGTFDVEDFASAFIRLENGSTITLDVSWAANVEEEKVFMQLYGEKAGIQLENGKPLKIFSEQNGILEDTEPKVMFDDPKARRQMWAHFIECIKTGKEPISSGEAGQRINRILDAIYVSSENGKEVSLQGNEDTPEVTA; this comes from the coding sequence ATGATTAAACTAGGAATGATCGGTGCCGGTGGAATTGCGAGGGGTGCTCATGCACCTGCACTAAAAGCATTGGAGGATCAAGTGAAGGTCGTCGCAATTTCAGACTTGAATGAAGCGGCAACCGAAGAACTTTCTTTATTATTCCCTGAAGCGAAAACGTTTACGGATTTTCATGATTTATTAAATGAAGACCTTGATGCGGTCGTTGTGACAACCCCTAATTTTCTTCACTTCTCAATGGCAAAAGCGGCCTTAGAAGCAGGCAAGCACGTGTTATGTGAAAAGCCGCTTGCGTTAAATGAAGACGAAGCGGCTCAGATGGTTCAGCTTGCAAAACAGCAGGGGAAAATTTTAATGACCGCTTTTAATAACCGTTACCGCGATGATATTCAGTACTTAAAATCGTTCATCAACGAAGGAAAAACCGGTCCAATCTATCACGCAAAATGCGGTTGGATCAGACGATCAGGCATTCCTGGCTGGGGCGGATGGTTTACAAATAAAGCGTTGTCTGGTGGCGGGCCTCTTATTGATCTAGGAGTTCATATGCTAGACATTACGCTCTATTTATTAGGAGACCTTGAGATTACAAGCGTTACAGGTCAAACCTACCGCGCATTTGGTGATAAGAGCACCTCTCGTGCTTGGGGCGTTGCAAATGCAAGCGGAACATTTGATGTAGAAGATTTTGCGAGCGCCTTTATTCGTCTTGAAAACGGATCCACTATTACGCTTGATGTTAGCTGGGCAGCGAACGTGGAAGAGGAAAAGGTATTTATGCAGCTTTACGGTGAAAAAGCCGGCATTCAGCTTGAAAACGGAAAGCCATTAAAGATTTTCAGCGAGCAGAATGGTATTTTAGAAGATACCGAGCCAAAAGTGATGTTTGATGATCCAAAGGCCCGTCGCCAAATGTGGGCTCACTTTATCGAGTGTATTAAAACAGGCAAAGAGCCGATCTCAAGTGGAGAAGCTGGACAGCGTATTAATCGAATTTTAGACGCGATCTATGTATCTAGTGAAAATGGCAAAGAAGTGTCTCTGCAAGGAAATGAAGATACACCTGAAGTAACCGCATAA
- a CDS encoding ThuA domain-containing protein → MNVTIWNEYRHEKKNEKVREIYPEGIHAAIASYLGEQGISTKTATLDEPEHGLTDEVLEKTDVLVWWGHIAHDEVEEEIVQKVVQRVLDGMGLIVLHSGHFSKVFKRLMGTSCDLKWREADDKERLWVVNPSHPIVEGIGEYIELPQEEMYGEFFDIPAPDEVVLVSWFTGGEVFRSGCTFKRGNGKIFYFRPGHETYPTYHNKDVLKVIENAVKWAAPSTNKRPVFGNAKPLEAVPQR, encoded by the coding sequence ATGAACGTAACAATTTGGAACGAATATCGTCATGAAAAGAAGAATGAAAAGGTACGTGAAATTTATCCAGAAGGTATTCACGCGGCGATTGCGTCTTACCTAGGGGAACAGGGTATTTCTACTAAGACAGCAACTCTCGATGAACCAGAACACGGCTTAACAGATGAAGTGCTAGAAAAGACGGATGTGCTTGTATGGTGGGGTCATATTGCACACGATGAAGTAGAAGAAGAGATTGTTCAAAAAGTCGTACAGCGTGTATTAGACGGAATGGGGCTTATTGTTCTTCACTCAGGACATTTCTCAAAAGTGTTCAAACGTCTAATGGGAACAAGCTGTGATTTGAAATGGCGTGAAGCAGATGATAAGGAACGTTTGTGGGTCGTTAATCCTTCTCATCCAATTGTTGAAGGAATTGGCGAATACATTGAGCTTCCTCAGGAAGAAATGTACGGCGAGTTCTTTGATATTCCAGCTCCTGATGAAGTGGTACTTGTAAGCTGGTTCACCGGTGGAGAAGTATTCAGAAGTGGCTGTACGTTCAAGCGTGGTAACGGTAAAATCTTTTACTTCCGTCCAGGTCATGAAACATACCCAACTTATCACAATAAAGACGTTTTAAAAGTGATTGAAAACGCGGTGAAATGGGCAGCACCATCAACAAACAAGCGCCCGGTTTTCGGAAATGCAAAGCCTTTAGAAGCGGTACCTCAACGATAA
- a CDS encoding xanthine phosphoribosyltransferase — MELLKNKIVEEGIVLSNTVLKVDTFLNHQMDPFLMQEMGKEFATYFADAGITKVLTIESSGIAPAIMAALHLEVPMIFARKRKSLTLQDGLLTAKVYSFTKQEENEISIADKFISEDDTVLIIDDFLANGQAAFGLMELVKQANAKVAGIGIVIEKAFQDGGKQLREQGVNVYSLARVSSLANNKVTFATEQIEEVGV; from the coding sequence ATGGAATTACTAAAAAATAAAATCGTTGAAGAAGGAATTGTGTTGTCTAATACTGTTTTAAAAGTGGATACGTTTTTAAATCATCAAATGGATCCATTCTTAATGCAGGAGATGGGAAAGGAGTTCGCCACTTACTTTGCGGACGCGGGCATTACAAAAGTATTAACGATTGAATCTTCCGGGATCGCCCCAGCTATTATGGCGGCACTTCACCTTGAAGTGCCAATGATTTTTGCCAGAAAACGCAAATCGTTAACGCTTCAAGACGGGCTTTTAACAGCAAAGGTATACTCGTTTACGAAGCAAGAGGAAAACGAAATATCAATTGCGGATAAATTTATTTCAGAAGACGATACGGTCCTCATCATTGATGATTTTTTAGCAAACGGTCAGGCAGCCTTTGGATTAATGGAATTGGTGAAACAAGCGAATGCCAAAGTGGCTGGAATTGGGATTGTCATTGAGAAAGCATTCCAAGATGGTGGTAAGCAGCTGCGCGAACAAGGAGTAAATGTCTACTCGCTAGCACGTGTTTCATCACTTGCAAACAATAAAGTTACATTTGCAACCGAACAAATCGAGGAGGTTGGCGTATGA
- a CDS encoding nucleobase:cation symporter-2 family protein, with product MNGKTLSLSFQHVLAMYGGAVIVPLIVGGAIGLTSLQLTYLVAIDLMMCGVATLLQVMRNKFFGIGLPVVLGCTFTAVGPMISIGQSYGVSAIYGSIITAGILVTIFAKFFGKLVRFFPPVVTGSVVTIIGITLIPVAMKDMAGGEGASDFGSLSNIGLAFGVLLFIILLFRFFKGFVRSVAILIGLVGGTIVGAFMGKVDITPVKEASWLHLPEVFHFGFPTFNVTAILTMVLVAIVSLVESTGVYFALSDICEEEINEDDLARGYRAEGLAILFGGLFNAFPYTTYSQNVGLLQLSGVKSRKVIATAGGMLIVLGFLPKLAAITTIIPHPVLGGAMVAMFGMVVAYGIKMLSEVNFASQENLLIIACSVGMGLGVTVVPDLFAKFPTALQILTGNGIVAGSITAIVLNLIFNVSVSKKSEREKVSVLSSSTQRIS from the coding sequence ATGAATGGAAAAACGTTATCGCTAAGTTTTCAGCATGTTCTCGCGATGTACGGAGGTGCCGTTATTGTGCCCCTGATTGTCGGGGGAGCAATCGGGTTAACGTCCCTACAGCTTACGTATCTTGTGGCCATTGATTTAATGATGTGTGGTGTCGCAACTCTGCTGCAAGTAATGCGAAATAAGTTTTTTGGAATCGGGCTTCCGGTTGTATTAGGCTGTACGTTCACAGCAGTGGGACCAATGATTTCAATTGGACAGTCGTACGGCGTATCTGCCATTTACGGCTCGATCATTACAGCAGGTATTTTGGTCACGATCTTTGCTAAATTCTTTGGGAAGCTTGTGCGATTCTTTCCTCCTGTTGTGACAGGATCAGTTGTCACGATTATCGGGATCACACTTATTCCTGTTGCAATGAAAGATATGGCTGGTGGAGAAGGAGCAAGCGATTTTGGGAGTTTAAGCAATATCGGACTTGCGTTTGGCGTTCTTTTATTCATCATTTTACTGTTTCGTTTTTTCAAGGGATTTGTTCGCTCCGTTGCCATTTTGATTGGTCTAGTAGGCGGAACGATTGTAGGGGCCTTTATGGGGAAGGTTGATATTACACCTGTGAAAGAGGCGTCTTGGCTTCATCTCCCTGAAGTCTTTCATTTTGGCTTTCCGACGTTTAACGTTACGGCCATTTTAACGATGGTGCTCGTTGCCATTGTAAGCTTAGTGGAATCAACAGGCGTTTATTTTGCTTTAAGTGATATATGTGAGGAAGAAATCAACGAAGATGATTTAGCAAGAGGGTATCGTGCAGAAGGTTTAGCGATTCTCTTTGGAGGTCTGTTTAATGCTTTTCCATACACGACCTACTCACAAAACGTTGGATTACTTCAACTATCAGGCGTGAAATCACGTAAAGTTATTGCAACAGCGGGCGGTATGCTTATTGTGTTAGGCTTCTTACCGAAGCTTGCGGCAATCACTACGATCATTCCTCACCCTGTTCTTGGCGGTGCGATGGTCGCGATGTTTGGAATGGTTGTAGCGTACGGGATTAAAATGCTTAGTGAGGTCAACTTTGCCTCACAAGAAAATTTATTAATTATTGCTTGTTCTGTTGGAATGGGCTTAGGTGTAACGGTTGTTCCCGATCTATTCGCTAAGTTTCCAACCGCTCTCCAAATCCTTACGGGAAATGGAATTGTCGCTGGTAGTATTACGGCGATCGTGTTGAACTTAATTTTTAATGTTTCAGTGAGCAAAAAGAGCGAACGTGAAAAAGTTAGTGTTCTCTCATCATCTACTCAGCGTATTTCGTAA
- a CDS encoding RDD family protein, which produces MDIHNPAGFWIRLGAALLDGLVIGIPLSILSFVITGDIDNSSGDGWINLLSALYGIFLPVYWRGYVVGKKVCGIRIVKIDGEDVRIGTMVIRVLCGAFIYAITLGIAAIVSGIMVGIREDKRSIHDLIAGTYVTYNRPGE; this is translated from the coding sequence ATGGATATTCATAACCCAGCTGGTTTTTGGATTCGATTGGGGGCTGCTCTTTTAGACGGGCTCGTGATTGGAATTCCACTGAGCATTTTGTCATTCGTCATTACAGGAGATATTGATAATTCTTCTGGAGATGGGTGGATTAATCTTCTCAGTGCCTTATACGGAATTTTTCTACCTGTTTATTGGAGAGGGTACGTGGTAGGAAAGAAAGTGTGCGGCATTCGTATTGTGAAAATAGATGGTGAAGATGTAAGAATTGGTACGATGGTCATTAGGGTATTATGCGGTGCATTTATTTATGCCATTACGTTAGGGATTGCGGCCATTGTGAGCGGGATTATGGTAGGGATTCGAGAAGATAAACGGAGCATTCATGATCTAATTGCAGGCACGTATGTAACGTATAACCGACCAGGTGAATGA
- a CDS encoding GNAT family N-acetyltransferase has product MTITTKNPTVTFEAKNGKRVTIRPAIERDAQYITEAVREIINAGEFIQKDHPRTLEEEISFIEKVIEEGHMYVVAEVEGEIVGIARVLRGEIKMKRRTGLFRTWLVSKAQGMGIGKQFMEYTLNWCRANDLHKLSLTVFASNPVAKTLYEKVGFQEEGVFKEQAFINGQYVDEIYMSVFF; this is encoded by the coding sequence ATGACCATTACAACAAAAAATCCAACTGTTACATTTGAAGCGAAAAATGGAAAACGCGTTACGATTCGTCCAGCAATTGAACGTGACGCTCAATATATAACAGAAGCAGTAAGGGAAATCATTAATGCAGGTGAATTTATTCAAAAGGATCACCCGCGTACGCTTGAAGAAGAAATAAGCTTTATTGAAAAAGTGATCGAAGAAGGTCACATGTATGTGGTCGCGGAAGTAGAAGGAGAAATTGTCGGCATTGCACGTGTATTACGCGGAGAAATAAAAATGAAGCGCCGTACAGGCCTTTTCCGTACGTGGCTTGTCTCGAAGGCGCAAGGAATGGGCATTGGCAAGCAGTTTATGGAATATACGCTTAACTGGTGTCGTGCGAACGACCTTCATAAGCTAAGTCTTACAGTGTTTGCGTCTAACCCTGTAGCCAAAACGCTTTATGAAAAAGTGGGCTTTCAAGAAGAGGGTGTGTTCAAAGAACAGGCATTCATTAACGGTCAGTACGTAGATGAAATTTATATGTCCGTCTTTTTTTGA